One Etheostoma cragini isolate CJK2018 chromosome 19, CSU_Ecrag_1.0, whole genome shotgun sequence DNA segment encodes these proteins:
- the smim20 gene encoding small integral membrane protein 20 encodes MSKNKRIALVFGGFVTAVAAAFYPIFFYPLTHKDEYRDVQKMNRAGVNQADVQPVGVKIWSDPFKPAGK; translated from the exons atgtcaaaaaacaagaGAATAGCGTTGGTATTTGGAGGCTTTGTAACGGCTGTTGCCGCTGCGTTTTACCCCATATTTTTCTACCCGCTGACGCATAAAGACGAGTACA GAGACGTCCAGAAGATGAACCGGGCAGGTGTGAACCAGGCAGATGTTCAACCCGTAG GAGTGAAGATATGGTCTGATCCATTCAAACCTGCAGGCAAATGA